One Salmo trutta chromosome 19, fSalTru1.1, whole genome shotgun sequence genomic window carries:
- the LOC115154891 gene encoding amyloid-beta A4 precursor protein-binding family B member 3 isoform X1, whose protein sequence is MLGKDYMLAIIIVNYDDNIWNDPSLDLDTDLPSGWRTIRDSTGTYYWHVPTGTTQWQHPSYSNEEDQSAVNGITATDLNSLEAGGRRGSRARLTESPVASVNDRISWQDDYFCTNMDPDSKCFAVRSLGWVEIPEEELTPGKSSLAVNNCIQQLSSSKAEGRDALGAWGEGQDMMMVLKKDTLSLMDPVDRSLIHCQPIINIRVWGVGCNNGRDRDFAFVASDKDTCMLKCHVFRCNAPAKTIATALHEMCSKIMAEKTTRSPSMARSLTMENISPVDLPRQVDFLDAMRKRVQKFEVQYIGNLPVSRAMGMEVLNRAIESIMNTSDSDEWEPIVIHISDTVLSLWKGEDGDDPFWECQVRYLTFLGVGHDTHTFAVIVDGGTQRFECHVFWCEPDAGIISEAVQAACMVQYQKCLVAQTPPPRSKMWQAGSKVKRANSMDGFTFPAPLHQGLSPPMTGSSTAKKGMLAFFETFRNKQSAVSTP, encoded by the exons ATGCTGGGGAAGGATTACATGCTCGCCATCATCATAGTCAATTATGACG ACAACATCTGGAATGACCCGAGTCTTGATCTGGACACTGACCTGCCGTCAGGGTGGCGCACCATCCGGGACAGCACTGGCACCTACTACTGGCACGTGCCTACAGGCACCACACAATGGCAGCACCCATCCTACAGCAATGAGGAGGACCAGAGCGCCGTCAATGGCATCACTGCCACGGACCTCAAT AGCCTGGAGGCTGGTGGCAGACGTGGATCAAGGGCAAGGCTGACAGAGAGCCCAGTGGCCTCCGTAAATGACAG GATCTCCTGGCAGGACGATTATTTCTGCACCAACATGGATCCTGACTCCAAG TGTTTTGCGGTGCGCTCCCTGGGCTGGGTGGAGATCCCAGAGGAGGAGCTGACCCCGGGGAAGAGCAGTCTGGCTGTCAATAACTGCATCCAGCAGCTGTCCAGCAGCAAGGCTGAGGGCCGCGATGCACTAGGCGCCTGGGGAGAG ggCCAGGACATGATGATGGTGCTGAAGAAGGACACCCTTAGCCTGATGGACCCAGTGGACCGCAGCCTTATCCACTGCCAGCCTATCATCAACATCCGTGTGTGGGGCGTGGGATGCAACAACGGCAG AGACAG AGACTTTGCCTTTGTGGCCAGTGACAAAGACACCTGTATGCTGAAGTGCCATGTGTTTCGCTGTAACGCCCCAGCAAAAACCATCGCCACAGCTTTGCATGAAATGTGCTCAAAG aTCATGGCAGAGAAGACGACTAGAAGCCCATCTATGGCACGCTCCCTCACCATGGAGAACATCTCCCCTGTGGACCTGCCACGTCAAG TGGACTTCCTGGATGCAATGAGGAAAAGGGTGCAGAAGTTTGAGGTGCAGTACATCGGAAACCTGCCTGTCTCCAGGGCGATGG GTATGGAGGTGCTGAACCGGGCCATAGAGAGCATCATGAACACCTCAGACAGTGACGAGTGGGAGCCCATCGTCATCCACATCTCTGACACTGTGCTTTCACTCTggaaaggagag GATGGAGATGATCCCTTCTGGGAATGTCAAGTGCGTTACCTGACCTTTCTGGGTGTGGGCCATGACACACACACCTTTGCAGTGATAGTGGACGGCGGGACACAGCGGTTTGAGTGTCATGTTTTCTGGTGTGAGCCAGACGCAGGGATCATCTCTGAGGCTGTGCAGGCTGCGTGCATG GTCCAGTACCAGAAGTGCTTGGTGGCCCAGACTCCACCACCCAGGTCCAAAATGTGGCAGGCGGGTTCCAAGGTGAAGAGGGCCAACTCCATGGACGGCTTCACTTTCCCAGCTCCCCTTCACCAAGGACTGTCCCCACCCATGACTGGCTCCTCCACAGCCAAAAAGGGCATGCTGGCGTTTTTTGAGACTTTCAGAAATAAACAGTCAGCAGTTTCCACACCATAA
- the LOC115154891 gene encoding amyloid-beta A4 precursor protein-binding family B member 3 isoform X2, with protein MLGKDYMLAIIIVNYDDNIWNDPSLDLDTDLPSGWRTIRDSTGTYYWHVPTGTTQWQHPSYSNEEDQSAVNGITATDLNSLEAGGRRGSRARLTESPVASVNDRISWQDDYFCTNMDPDSKCFAVRSLGWVEIPEEELTPGKSSLAVNNCIQQLSSSKAEGRDALGAWGEGQDMMMVLKKDTLSLMDPVDRSLIHCQPIINIRVWGVGCNNGRDFAFVASDKDTCMLKCHVFRCNAPAKTIATALHEMCSKIMAEKTTRSPSMARSLTMENISPVDLPRQVDFLDAMRKRVQKFEVQYIGNLPVSRAMGMEVLNRAIESIMNTSDSDEWEPIVIHISDTVLSLWKGEDGDDPFWECQVRYLTFLGVGHDTHTFAVIVDGGTQRFECHVFWCEPDAGIISEAVQAACMVQYQKCLVAQTPPPRSKMWQAGSKVKRANSMDGFTFPAPLHQGLSPPMTGSSTAKKGMLAFFETFRNKQSAVSTP; from the exons ATGCTGGGGAAGGATTACATGCTCGCCATCATCATAGTCAATTATGACG ACAACATCTGGAATGACCCGAGTCTTGATCTGGACACTGACCTGCCGTCAGGGTGGCGCACCATCCGGGACAGCACTGGCACCTACTACTGGCACGTGCCTACAGGCACCACACAATGGCAGCACCCATCCTACAGCAATGAGGAGGACCAGAGCGCCGTCAATGGCATCACTGCCACGGACCTCAAT AGCCTGGAGGCTGGTGGCAGACGTGGATCAAGGGCAAGGCTGACAGAGAGCCCAGTGGCCTCCGTAAATGACAG GATCTCCTGGCAGGACGATTATTTCTGCACCAACATGGATCCTGACTCCAAG TGTTTTGCGGTGCGCTCCCTGGGCTGGGTGGAGATCCCAGAGGAGGAGCTGACCCCGGGGAAGAGCAGTCTGGCTGTCAATAACTGCATCCAGCAGCTGTCCAGCAGCAAGGCTGAGGGCCGCGATGCACTAGGCGCCTGGGGAGAG ggCCAGGACATGATGATGGTGCTGAAGAAGGACACCCTTAGCCTGATGGACCCAGTGGACCGCAGCCTTATCCACTGCCAGCCTATCATCAACATCCGTGTGTGGGGCGTGGGATGCAACAACGGCAG AGACTTTGCCTTTGTGGCCAGTGACAAAGACACCTGTATGCTGAAGTGCCATGTGTTTCGCTGTAACGCCCCAGCAAAAACCATCGCCACAGCTTTGCATGAAATGTGCTCAAAG aTCATGGCAGAGAAGACGACTAGAAGCCCATCTATGGCACGCTCCCTCACCATGGAGAACATCTCCCCTGTGGACCTGCCACGTCAAG TGGACTTCCTGGATGCAATGAGGAAAAGGGTGCAGAAGTTTGAGGTGCAGTACATCGGAAACCTGCCTGTCTCCAGGGCGATGG GTATGGAGGTGCTGAACCGGGCCATAGAGAGCATCATGAACACCTCAGACAGTGACGAGTGGGAGCCCATCGTCATCCACATCTCTGACACTGTGCTTTCACTCTggaaaggagag GATGGAGATGATCCCTTCTGGGAATGTCAAGTGCGTTACCTGACCTTTCTGGGTGTGGGCCATGACACACACACCTTTGCAGTGATAGTGGACGGCGGGACACAGCGGTTTGAGTGTCATGTTTTCTGGTGTGAGCCAGACGCAGGGATCATCTCTGAGGCTGTGCAGGCTGCGTGCATG GTCCAGTACCAGAAGTGCTTGGTGGCCCAGACTCCACCACCCAGGTCCAAAATGTGGCAGGCGGGTTCCAAGGTGAAGAGGGCCAACTCCATGGACGGCTTCACTTTCCCAGCTCCCCTTCACCAAGGACTGTCCCCACCCATGACTGGCTCCTCCACAGCCAAAAAGGGCATGCTGGCGTTTTTTGAGACTTTCAGAAATAAACAGTCAGCAGTTTCCACACCATAA
- the LOC115154893 gene encoding SLC35A4 upstream open reading frame protein, translating into MADDKLKDLAELKDQLEDIQHRVEKEVHAGIPQGGSVLASPFLKGFLAGYVVSRLRSSAVLGVVLGTCTGIFAAQNFDVPNIEETLKDYFNTLKGPSK; encoded by the exons ATGGCGGACGACAAG CTAAAGGATCTGGCAGAGCTCAAGGACCAGCTAGAGGATATTCAGCACCGTGTGGAAAAGGAAGTACATGCTGGGATCCCACAG GGTGGCAGTGTGCTGGCCTCTCCTTTCCTCAAGGGCTTCTTGGCAGGGTATGTCGTGTCTAGGCTGCGATCCTCTGCGGTTTTGGGCGTGGTCCTTGGGACTTGCACAGGCATCTTTGCAGCTCAAAACTTTGACGTGCCCAACATCGAGGAAACTCTGAAAGACTATTTCAACACTCTTAAAGGACCCAGCAAGTAG